One stretch of Punica granatum isolate Tunisia-2019 chromosome 5, ASM765513v2, whole genome shotgun sequence DNA includes these proteins:
- the LOC116209507 gene encoding probable GTP diphosphokinase CRSH, chloroplastic: MELYSATPRDISLSKLSPFHPSAQRRPPRVPPSCARAGTLSLRASSRPPTAALEHAGGKMVVELVGAFNELTERMSGVALSKSSSRILFKALKLSIPMLQSLGVGPDGRPLLSKALSVAVILADLQMDAEVISAGILREILEAGAVSIHEVRDRIGMGTAHLLHESLRVKNFPSKVDVLDEESAAALRKFCLTFYDIRAVILELALKLDTMRHLSYLPRYEQQMVSLEVMKVHAPLAHAVGTKLLSLELEDLSFRYLFPYSYLYVDTWLQSHETGSKPLIEIYKDRLLQSLKNDNVLAELVEDISVQGRYKSRYSTMKKLLKDGRRPEEVNDILGLRVILKPMPGVGDKIEVGERACYRTREIVQSLWKEMPHRTKDYIARPKANGYQSLHMAVDVSENGRLRPLMEIQIRTTEMNMLAAGGTASHSLYKSGLTDPEEAKRLKAIMLAAAELAALRLQDLPSTNHKDIEIDHRDRVFRLLDRNGDGRISIEELMEVMEELGAPGEDAREMMQLLDSNSDGSLSSDEFDAFQKQVELMRNLEDRDDQYRTMLDEKLQLGNMTGLI; the protein is encoded by the exons ATGGAGCTCTACTCTGCCACTCCCCGTGACATCTCCCTCTCCAAGCTCTCCCCTTTCCATCCTTCAGCTCAGAGGAGACCCCCCCGGGTCCCACCGTCTTGCGCCCGCGCGGGGACGCTGTCCCTGAGGGCGTCGTCGAGGCCCCCGACCGCCGCGCTCGAGCACGCCGGCGGGAAGATGGTGGTGGAGCTGGTGGGGGCCTTCAACGAGCTGACGGAGAGGATGAGCGGAGTGGCTCTGTCTAAGAGCTCGTCCAGGATACTGTTCAAGGCCCTGAAGCTGTCCATCCCGATGCTGCAGAGCTTGGGCGTGGGCCCCGACGGCCGGCCTCTCCTCTCCAAGGCCCTCTCCGTCGCCGTCATCCTCGCCGACCTTCAG ATGGATGCAGAAGTGATTTCCGCCGGCATTCTGAGGGAAATCCTCGAGGCCGGAGCGGTCTCGATCCATGAGGTGAGGGATAGGATAGGTATGGGGACCGCTCATTTACTGCACGAGAGCTTGCGCGTTAAGAACTTCCCGTCCAAGGTCGATGTCTTGGATGAAGAGAGCGCTGCTGCCCTGAGGAAGTTCTGCCTCACGTTCTACGACATCAGAGCGGTGATTCTCGAGCTGGCTCTCAAGCTCGACACGATGAGGCACTTGAGTTACCTTCCGAGGTATGAGCAGCAGATGGTCTCCCTCGAGGTTATGAAGGTCCATGCGCCTTTAGCTCATGCTGTCGGGACCAAGCTCCTCTCTTTGGAGCTCGAGGATCTCTCGTTCCGGTACCTCTTCCCTTACTCGTACCTATATGTGGACACCTGGTTGCAGAGCCACGAGACGGGGAGTAAGCCTCTGATAGAGATATACAAGGACCGGTTGCTTCAATCATTGAAGAATGATAATGTTCTAGCTGAACTGGTGGAGGATATCTCAGTGCAGGGCCGTTATAAAAGCCGTTACAGCACCATGAAGAAGCTCCTCAAAGATGGGAGGAGGCCTGAAGAGGTAAATGATATTCTCGGACTGCGGGTTATACTGAAGCCAATGCCAGGAGTGGGTGATAAGATTGAAGTAGGGGAAAGGGCATGCTATCGGACACGTGAGATTGTCCAATCTCTATGGAAAGAAATGCCTCATAGGACAAAGGATTATATTGCTAGGCCTAAAGCGAATGGGTATCAGAGCTTGCATATGGCCGTTGACGTGAGCGAGAATGGGAGGTTGAGGCCGCTGATGGAGATACAGATCCGAACTACAGAGATGAACATGTTAGCAGCTGGTGGGACTGCATCTCACTCGTTGTACAAAAGTGGTCTTACCGATCCCGAAGAG GCAAAACGACTGAAGGCAATAATGCTGGCTGCTGCTGAGCTGGCAGCCCTTCGACTTCAGGACCTTCCTTCCACAAATCATAAAGACATCGAGATCGATCACAGAGATCGAGTATTTCGCCTTCTTGACAGGAATGGTGATGGTCGAATCAGCATAGAGGAGCTCATGGAAGTGATGGAGGAGCTTGGAGCCCCAGGCGAAGATGCGAGGGAGATGATGCAGCTTCTAGATTCCAACAGCGATGGGTCCCTTAGCTCTGATGAATTCGATGCCTTTCAGAAGCAG GTTGAACTTATGCGGAACTTAGAGGATCGAGATGATCAATACAGGACTATGCTGGATGAAAAACTTCAACTGGGCAACATGACCGGGTTGATTTAG